The following are from one region of the Actinoplanes sp. L3-i22 genome:
- a CDS encoding class II fructose-bisphosphate aldolase: MLTPTGELVADVRARGGAACAFNVITVEHAEAIVTGAEAAGCPVILQISENAVRFHHGRLAPIAAAARAVAMAAGVPVALHLDHVESRELLDEAAPNGFGSVMFDASKRPYGENVALTASVAAACHAAGLWVESELGEVGGKDGAHAPGVRTDPAEAAAYVAATGVDALAVAVGSSHAMIDRTARLDQGLIVRLRDAVGVPLVLHGSSGVPDDELSAAVRGGMVKINIGTALNTAFTGAVRATLGDRPDLVDPRRYLTPARSAMAETVAAALRLLSPALHP; this comes from the coding sequence ATGCTGACGCCGACCGGGGAACTGGTCGCGGACGTGCGGGCTCGTGGGGGAGCGGCGTGCGCGTTCAACGTGATCACCGTCGAGCATGCCGAGGCGATCGTGACCGGGGCGGAGGCGGCCGGCTGCCCGGTGATTCTGCAGATCAGTGAGAACGCGGTGCGCTTCCACCACGGGCGGCTGGCGCCGATCGCCGCCGCGGCGCGGGCCGTCGCGATGGCCGCGGGCGTGCCGGTCGCCCTGCACCTCGATCACGTCGAGTCGAGGGAACTGTTGGACGAGGCGGCGCCGAACGGGTTCGGGTCGGTGATGTTCGATGCGTCGAAACGGCCGTACGGCGAAAATGTTGCTCTGACCGCGAGTGTCGCCGCAGCCTGCCATGCCGCCGGTCTTTGGGTGGAGAGCGAGCTCGGGGAGGTCGGTGGCAAGGACGGGGCGCACGCGCCCGGGGTGCGGACCGATCCGGCCGAGGCGGCGGCCTACGTCGCGGCGACCGGGGTGGACGCGCTCGCGGTCGCGGTCGGGTCGTCGCACGCGATGATCGATCGGACCGCGCGGCTGGACCAGGGGCTGATCGTGCGGCTGCGGGACGCGGTGGGGGTGCCGCTGGTGCTGCACGGGTCGTCCGGCGTTCCCGATGACGAACTGAGCGCGGCTGTCCGGGGTGGGATGGTGAAGATCAATATTGGGACGGCGTTGAACACGGCGTTCACCGGGGCGGTTCGGGCGACCCTCGGGGACCGGCCGGATCTGGTGGATCCGCGGCGGTATCTGACCCCGGCGCGCAGCGCCATGGCGGAGACCGTGGCGGCGGCGCTGCGGCTGCTCAGTCCGGCGCTGCATCCGTGA